One genomic window of Pungitius pungitius chromosome 11, fPunPun2.1, whole genome shotgun sequence includes the following:
- the LOC119197644 gene encoding zinc finger protein ZFAT-like isoform X1: protein MCRFKACRSNRSLIITLHVSPCHLSSPCLPAGAVFMCRLCHLFSPSRAQLLSHCSAVHSEQQQPPDEIIVALRPLAAEPVDPSAERPVKRKRGRPKGSKKKLRTDLIKSQAESTQSDVQRDKEKEKGDEQCSSAQTGKSHDRIQGLECRDCHRSFSNRRQIRKHICIREEDEEDEEDNGSPCGGAGMDGCGSLDPKGADPLQSPVKPGPVRKKGFGSFKPVRTSRRRTSKEGGPTTVNKMSVFSVVLTEDETLPGVSKMVPVDESSEETIQPQSAVLQSQSQDLASEATICEGNPETDQEPSSVIPLSTTIPRTTTTAAAANRGFQEYSIKQDATNLLQSQLKIFSCEFCNKIFKFRHSLMAHLRTHTQEKPFQCPHCDYASAIKANLSVHLRKHTGEKFSCQHCPFNCLSPGHLKVHIERVHLKVKQHCSFCEKKYSDVKNLLKHIEKRHNMKDPAIHQSYQQLRLKTRQGLRQLLYHCPTCNRRFKNLLERERHLLVHGPRPPFACLICDHASTKMATLAAHVRKHLFLYMCCVCDGKFVSSQRLRSHLKESHQAFDQEQAFTDCINISYYLVQPGGGMWGEDEREETGKGMKGGWPRIEQEGEDERMTEEATQNGVGVDECCDGKVERLKVAAGKGLEQDEEEAESPVERAEKVPGKEGEMENGSEQQGSQDGLHQAVSTGSTTPSDQKDEETAAEKSQDNTADTGTPSTADDTHAAESRHTPLLENSNQENTNPSDENTPTPSGENGQTLSEGVTDAFQQSAFQKVISSLQKTPLNMESFQRLRKIYGELECQYCGKLFWYKVHYNAHVRTHTKEHSHYCSKCSYSSITKSSLKRHLIQKHSGLLLPCSHPACQYTTPDKYKLQDHLKTHQEQGQSVTCPVCQKSYSQRRLKQHIKASHPETLPMQGKGLMVQRAEKCPYCDSYFLKNSSDFQRHIWFHQGVKPFVCHMCDYAGRSRSNLKTHMNRHNTERHHLCDLCGKKFKSKNTLKSHRLSHSDEGKRFKCSECDFTSVFKPSLLRHMEQHAQYKPFRCAHCHYSCNIARPLKRHYNMKHPTQKYQNVGPGLPNPDALKQQGGMKCPECEFVYGTKWELNRHLKRKHSLKVVEGSWEVGETVEAQFVALEDEEQLTEVTVASLQDNVDIQQTTECNSETLNAVTSMVAMAPGTVTVVQQVAGEQEDDECTNQLMVVNADGDLSGDQVMVVEDAESLEALSVLAQGDNTHHYIVYVQEHTVEIN, encoded by the exons ATGTGTCGCTTCAAAGCATGCCGATCCAATCGCTCTCTCATAATTACTCTGCACGTTTCTCCCTGCCACCTTTCTTCTCCATGTCTCCCAGCTGGTGCCGTGTTCATGTGTCGGCTCTGCCACCTCTTCTCTCCAAGTCGCGCCCAGTTGCTGTCCCACTGCTCCGCAGTGCacagcgagcagcagcagcctccggaTGAGATCATCGTCGCTCTGCGGCCCCTCGCAGCAGAGCCCGTGGACCCGTCTGCAG AGAGACCAGTGAAACGAAAACGAGGACGACCGAAAGGCTCGAAAAAGAAATTGCGCACTGATTTGATAAAGAGCCAGGCTGAATCTACCCAGTCTGATgttcaaagagacaaagaaaaggagaagggagATGAACAATGTAGCTCAGCACAAACTG GTAAAAGCCATGACAGGATACAGGGGCTTGAATGTAGAGACTGCCATCGCTCGTTCAGCAATAGACGACAGATACGGAAACACATATGCATaagagaagaggatgaggaagacgaagaggatAATG GAAGCCCCTGTGGTGGAGCAGGAATGGATGGTTGTGGGAGTCTGGACCCTAAGGGAGCGGATCCACTCCAAAGCCCAGTAAAACCAGGACCCGtgagaaaaaaag GCTTTGGCAGCTTCAAACCCGTGAGAACCAGTCGACGCCGCACCTCTAAAGAAGGAGGTCCGACAACGGTAAACAAAATGTCGGTCTTCAGTGTTGTTCTCACAGAAGATGAAACACTTCCAG GTGTTTCTAAAATGGTACCAGTTGATGAAAGTTCAGAAGAGACCATCCAACCTCAG TCTGCAGTTTTGCAGAGTCAGTCACAAGACCTTGCAAGTGAAGCCACAATCTGCGAGGGTAACCCTGAAACAGATCAGGAGCCAAG CAGTGTGATCCCTTTGTCCACAACAATaccaagaacaacaacaacagcagcagcagccaacaGAGGCTTCCAGGAATATTCTATCAAGCAAGATGCTACAAA TTTACTTCAGAGCCAGTTGAAGATTTTTTCCTGTGagttctgtaacaagatctttAAATTCAGACACTCACTGATGGCCCACCTCAGGACACACACCCAGGAGAAACCTTTTCAGTGTCCACACTGTGACTACGCATCAGCCATTAAAG CCAACCTCAGTGTCCACCTGAGGAAGCACACAGGAGAGAAGTTCAGCTGTCAGCACTGTCCTTTCAACTGCCTCAGCCCAGGACACCTCAAG GTGCACATAGAGCGAGTCCATCTGAAGGTGAAGCAGCACTGCAGCTTCTGTGAGAAAAAATACTCTGATGTAAAGAACTTGCTGAAACACATTGAGAAGAGACATAACATGAAAGACCCTGCTATACACCAGAGCTACCAACAACTAAG GTTGAAGACTCGTCAGGGCCTCAGGCAGCTCCTCTACCACTGTCCCACCTGTAACCGGCGCTTTAAGAACCTGCTGGAGAGGGAGCGTCACCTGTTGGTCCACGGCCCCCGGCCTCCCTTCGCCTGCCTCATCTGTGATCATGCTTCAACGAAGATGGCCACCCTCGCTGCTCACGTCAGGAAGCACCTCTTCCtttacatgtgctgtgtgtgtgacggcAAGTTTGTCAGCTCCCAGAGACTGAGGAGTCATTTGAAAGAGTCTCACCAAGCGTTCGACCAGGAGCAGGCCTTCACAGACTGCATCAACATCAGCTACTACCTGGTGCAGCCAGGAGGAGGAATGTGGGGGGAAGATGAGAGGGAAGAAACAGGGAAAGGGATGAAGGGAGGATGGCCAAGGATAGAGCAGGAGGGTGAAGATGAGAGGATGACGGAGGAGGCCACACAGAATGGTGTCGGAGTGGACGAGTGTTGCGATGGGAAAGTGGAGAGGCTGAAGGTGGCAGCAGGCAAAGGCCTGGAGCAAGATGAGGAAGAAGCTGAATCTCCGGTTGAAAGAGCAGAAAAAGTGCCggggaaagaaggagaaatggaAAACGGAAGTGAACAGCAAGGTTCCCAAGATGGGCTCCATCAAGCTGTTTCTACAGGAAGCACAACTCCCTCTGACCAAAAGGATGAAGAAACTGCTGCCGAAAAGTCCCAGGACAACACGGCCGACACGGGCACCCCTTCAACTGCAGATGATACACATGCAGCAGAGAGCCGTCACACACCTCTGTTAGAGAATAGCAATCAGGAAAACACAAACCCATCTGATGAGAACACACCAACCCCTTCAGGGGAAAATGGTCAAACACTTTCAGAAGGT GTGACGGATGCTTTCCAACAGAGTGCGTTCCAGAAGGTGATCTCATCACTTCAGAAGACTCCGCTCAATATGGAGTCTTTCCAGCGACTCAGGAAAATTTATGGGGAACTGGAATGTCAATACTGTG gTAAACTGTTCTGGTACAAAGTCCACTATAATGCCCATGTACGCACGCACACCAAGGAGCACTCGCATTACTGTTCAAAGTGTAGCTACTCGTCCATCACCAAGAGCTCTTTGAAGCGCCACCTGATCCAGAAGCACAGCGGTTTGCTGCTGCCTTGTTCACATCCCGCCTGTCAATACACCACACCTGACAAGTACAAACTTCAGGAccacctgaagacacatcagGAGCAG GGGCAGTCTGTGACTTGTCCTGTCTGCCAGAAGAGTTATTCCCAGCGAAGACTTAAGCAGCACATCAAAGCATCCCACCCTg aaACGCTGCCGATGCAGGGAAAGGGACTGATGGTTCAGCGGGCAGAGAAGTGCCCCTACTGTGACTCCTACTTCTTAAAGAACAGCAGTGACTTTCAGCGGCACATCTGGTTCCATCAAG gtgtgaagCCCTTCGTCTGCCACATGTGTGACTATGCAGGCCGCAGTCGGAGTAACCTGAAGACTCACATGAACCGAcacaacacagagagacatCACCTCTGTGACCTGTGCGGTAAAAAGTTCAAATCTAAAAACACGCTCAAAAGCCACAGGCTAAGCCACTCTGATGAAG GGAAGCGGTTTAAATGCTCAGAGTGTGACTTCACCTCAGTCTTCAAACCTTCGTTGCTCAGACACATGGAGCAACACGCTCAGTACAAG CCGTTCCGCTGTGCTCACTGCCACTACTCTTGTAACATCGCTCGTCCCTTAAAACGGCACTACAACATGAAACACCCAACCCAGAAATATCAGAATGTCGGACCTGGACTGCCCAACCCTGATGCTCTGAAACAGCAAG GTGGTATGAAGTGTCCTGAATGTGAGTTTGTTTATGGCACCAAATGGGAGCTGAACCGCCATCTGAAGCGCAAGCACAGCCTAAAAGTGGTGGAAGGTTCCTGGGAG GTTGGGGAGACAGTAGAGGCGCAGTTTGTGGCTTTGGAGGACGAAGAGCAGCTGACAGAAGTAACTGTAGCATCCCTGCAGGACAACG TCGATATCCAGCAGACCACTGAATGCAATTCAGAGACTCTCAACGCCGTCACTTCAATGGTCGCCATGGCTCCGGGGACGGTTACCGTTGTACAGCAG GTGGCTGGCGAGCAGGAGGACGATGAGTGCACAAACCAGCTGATGGTGGTGAATGCAGACGGGGATCTAAGTGGTGACCAAGTGATGGTTGTGGAGGACGCAGAGAGCCTGGAGGCTCTGTCAGTTCTCGCTCAGGGAGACAACACTCACCACTATATCGTCTACGTCCAGGAACACACTGTAGAAATCAACTAG